In Fimbriimonadales bacterium, a genomic segment contains:
- the gmk gene encoding guanylate kinase, whose protein sequence is MKGKLVILSGPSGVGKDTVIQEWQKLCPNVHRVITYTTRPPREMEADGVNYHFVTESDFKKLIEENLLLEWKNVHGHWYGSPVREVDAALEAGKIVVLKIDVQGAEEVMRKRKDAITIFLMPPSLEELERRLTDRKQDKPEDIERRIRDAKEEIEKSNLYQYRVVNDSVQRAVEEIRQIVRSADPQ, encoded by the coding sequence ATGAAAGGAAAATTAGTCATTCTTTCCGGACCGAGTGGCGTGGGGAAAGACACAGTTATTCAAGAATGGCAAAAACTATGTCCGAACGTTCATCGCGTTATCACCTACACCACTCGCCCGCCGAGAGAAATGGAAGCCGATGGAGTCAACTACCATTTCGTTACCGAGTCCGATTTCAAAAAACTCATCGAAGAAAACCTGCTCTTGGAATGGAAAAACGTTCATGGACATTGGTACGGAAGCCCAGTTCGTGAAGTGGATGCCGCTTTAGAGGCTGGAAAAATCGTCGTTTTAAAAATCGATGTGCAAGGTGCAGAAGAAGTGATGCGAAAAAGAAAAGACGCCATCACGATTTTCCTTATGCCCCCCTCTTTAGAAGAGCTCGAACGCAGATTAACAGATCGCAAGCAAGACAAACCAGAAGACATTGAACGACGAATTCGTGATGCAAAAGAGGAGATCGAAAAATCGAATCTCTATCAATATCGCGTGGTAAACGATTCCGTGCAGCGCGCGGTCGAAGAAATCCGACAAATCGTCCGGAGTGCGGATCCACAATGA